GACCGGATTCTATAACCGGTTTTGAAATCTCAACAGGCTTAGTTTCGGAGATGATGTTTGTGATTTGCTTAAGCGGCTCGAGTTTCCAATTGCACTTTGGGCTAAAAGCTGAATAAAATAAccagacaagaaaaagaaaaagaaaaacattgtaagagagagagagagagagagaaaaaggacaaagctttgtaataaaaaaacaatctttGCGTGTGTCTTACGCGAAGGAGGATAGTTTCCAGCGGATTCGAACCAGAACTCGATCTCCTCTGTCTCGGAATCGAGCTCAGGTCTGGAGAAATCGTAGAAACGAGGTGCGTCGAATTCGAAATCGATGTCGAATTCCTCAAACGAAAAAACTTCTCCAGATAAACTCGGAATCATGATTAAGGCTGGAAACGGGGTGGGAGAGATTCACATTCAACCAAATTACAAAAGGATCGGAGATGTTTCTTCTCCCTctctccctcctcctcctcctcctcctcctcctccaatcAATTTCCCGCAGAACctctggaaaaaaaaagtttctccAGAAAAttaggagagagagatggagaagaagagagagagagagagagaggaaggagaagataacGGCCCTAAATTCAGTTTGGCGCGGATGTGAAACGACGGTGATCAATTGCTCTTATGTACAGctcataaattcaaatttcTGAATTTTCTATTTGgttctttatttttgaaatttcataAAGTAGACCCCTTAGTATAATAAATGGTTTCCACAAACCCTCAATCAATGTTTTTTCgatacaataatttttgttttccttggattctaagtcaagggagAAAATTGCAATTTCAAAAGATAAGGGGAAGAAACCAAATATATGAAAGTTGCGTTCGTTATAACGACTTACCTGTAAGTCTTTTGACTAAAACATTGAATCCCCTTTTGTTTCTATCCGAAACTTTTTTCTAGGAAAATAACAACGGCTGTGTCATCATCATTCAATCCAGGTAAAGGTCTCTTCCTCCATTTTCCTGTAacatttcaagaaaaaaaaagtctgaAATTAAAAAGTGAAtattgccttttttttttttgcaaattcaTTTGGAGTTAAATGAACGTTCCAAAACTTGTTAtcattttaagaaaaaagaCCATCTCCATACAGGATTGAATAAGATAGCGAATGAGGAATAACTCtgaatttaattttgttatgaTTGTAACGGTATTTGTTGGCAGAGTTTGGAGATGATAATGTCCAAAACTCAATTCGAATCAATCTGCTCAACTCTTCTTCAAGAACTTGAGGTTTGTTCATTTGCGATTGCTTCAGCCTCaagaaaagtttttcttttgtaCAAATGTGATTCTGTTTCTTGATACAGATTATATGGGACGAGGTAGGAGAAACTGAAACCGAAAGAGAGAAGATTTTGATTGAGATTGAAGACGAATGCAGAGTAGTTTATTGTCGAAAAATCGAAAAGGTAAAAGAAGAGAGGAATCGGCTAAGACAAGACATTGTTGATTCAAAGTCGAGAGTTATTGCTATATGTTCTGTAATGGAAGAGCCATCCAGTCTTGGAAGACAACACCAATCTGATcaaagtggaagaagaagtttgaAAGAAGAGTTAGTAAAGATTCTTCAGAAACTTGAAGATATGGAAAAGAGAAAATCAGAGAGGAAGGATCAGTTTATTCAAGTAATTGAAGATATAAAATGCATACGAGACGAGATAAATGAAGAATCTGTTGATACTTGTTCATCTGATTTTTCTATTGATGAGTCTGATTTATCTCTTAGAAAGCTTGAAGAGTTACACAGTGAGCTTTACACACTTCAAGAAGAGAAGGTTTCCTGAACTTAACATATTACTTAAAGTTTTAACTttgatttgatttcttttttcagattattaatattaattttgaggTATATTTTTTTGGCTCAGAGAAACCGCATGAAACATATTCAAGATCATCTAAGAACTCTGGAATCACTTTGTTCGGTTCTTGGTTTGAAATATGGAGAAACTGTTACCAAGATTCACCCAAGTTTAGTAGAATCTGAAGGGTCAAGAAGTATAAGTAACACAACACTTGACAAGTTAGCTTCGTCAGTAAATCAATGGCATGAGACAAAGATACAGAGAATGCAAGAAGTAAGTTAAATGTTTCCAAACTTCTTCAGTATCTTAAGACTATGCTCTTTGTTCTTAGccattttatttattgcagCTACAAGATCTTGTGACGACAATGCTTGAGTTTTGGAATTTAATGGACACACCAGCAGAAGAACAACAGAAGTTCATTAACGTTTCCTGTAATATAGCTGCTACTGTTTCTGAAATAACCAAACCTAATAGCCTTTCCACAGACTTGCTTGAAGAGGTACATTCACATCAGCTTTAACTAATTTCTAATATTTCTAAGATTTTTTCTCTGATATGGTTTAATGCTTAAAAAGGTTAAAGACGAGCTAAGTCGGTTAGAGGAATTGAAATGGAGCAAAATGAAAGAACTTGTTTTAAAGAAGAGGTCAGAACTTGAAGAGATATGCAGAAGAACACACATTGTTCTTGAAGAACAAGATATCTCAGTGGAGAATGTAATTAAAGCCATTGAATCAGGAGATGTGAACCCTGAGAATATACTAGAACAGATTGAGTATCAAGCTGGGAAAGTGAAAGAGGAGGCTTTAAGCAGAAAAGAGATTCTTGAAAAGGCTGAGAAATGGTTGAATGCTTGTGAGGAAGAGAATTGGCTTGAAGAGTATAATCAGGTTTTGTGTATCTTTTTGTGGGTCTAAATGATCTGATCTCTTACATTTTGTGGTTATTTATGGATTTTTTGATTTGTATAGGATGAAAACCGATACAACGCTGGAAAAGGATCTCATTTAATCCTCAAACGTGCAGAGAAAGCTAGAGCACTTGTTAATAAACTTCCAGGTTTCATATATATGATCCCAAAATGATTTTTCAGATTGTTATCTCTGTGAATTTTTTAACCAACTGAAAATGTCTTAATTCTTCTTAGCTATGGTTGAAGCATTAGTTTCCAAGATAACAATATGGGAATCAGAGAAAGAAGCTGAGTTTCTATTTGATGGTGTATGATTTATATTCTTCCCTTACAAAAAATCATCTCTTAGTTCTTATCTCTTTGCTTAATGATTTTTATCCATTTCTTCATTCAGAATCGTCTACTTTGGATGCTTGAAGAATATACAGAACttagagaagagaaagaacaagAACGTCGCAGGAAAAGGGTATTAAGCTAAACTCTTTTGCATCAATATTCTTCTAAGAATGACCTAAAAAAATGCTTGTTGGATTGTGGTTGTTTTCAGGATCTGAAGAAACTTCAAGGTCAAGTGACATCAGAGCAAGATAAAGGAACTCCTACGAGACCTCAAAGCGCAAAAAAGGGTCTTAAAGTATCAACTAACAAGAGATTTGCATCATCCCCTCATACTGATTCGCCTCGCTCAGCAAAATCGTTTACATCTCAATCTCGCTATGGCTAAAAAGATGAAGCAAAGACTTCAAAACAATTCTTTTAGTTTGTAATTGATTCAACTGGTAATTGATTCTttcttacataaaaaaaaaaagaatctgtaGGAATATTTGTTCTTTTTTCAATGGCGTTACCTCAACTTTGTTCTTAACAACACCATTATTATACAGAGCATGTAAACAAAAGAGATTAGGAAGAGACACATCGTCTAGAAACTAAGTCATATCTCTTTTGTTAAAATCAAACTTTTCTATGCTTAAAACATGCTAATTAGTAAGCGGCTCTGACAAAGAAAGGAATCTGATTGATTATTGGATCATTTGTATTCTGTCAAACTCAGATCCAATAAGGTACACTGTTTGTGTTGCGGAAAGAAAATTTGACTTTGACCGACCAAATGTACTTGTTGAAGAAATAAATGTCAGTTATCTTTTTAAGCTTTGTACTCACTCATATGAAAATCTGTAAACTTCATATATAAACTTTGACGCTTACTCAAATTTTACTACAGTTGCATGATTGTATTTGTGTCTAAAGATTTAGCTTATGTTGCAAATTAATTGGTCTTAGtagattttaaaaactattttctttggTCAACGTTACTACAAAGTGATTAACtggaaaaagacaaaagaaattGTCAGAATTtggtattcttttttttttttttgaaatttcactttaatgtctttttagcaGTTTCGTTtatttaattacatatattaagtTTCCAAGACGGACGTGATCTTTCCCTAAACCAAATTcaatacttttatttttgtaattattatatagatattaaaataattaaatccttAATATTCGTATTAAATAATACAACTGTCTAGAtggtatttttatatattttatttcttttttcctgAAATTTTCCATTATATATTTAACCTCCTTATTTCTTTGCAAAAACCCTAAATTCAGTTGTCTAAAAGAAAAATTGGGGATAATTGCATGTAATTTttggtgtgttttttttttccggtgaGATTGAGAGGTTAATCTCCACGCTGCTACAGTATAGTGTTGGTTTTCAGCTCCAGAGTTCGTTGAAAGTAAGAAACCAAATCTATAAACTAACAAAAAACAATCTGCTATGATCTTTGATTTTTTGAGCTATTTCATCTCTCTTTTTTCCTCTAATCTATCttgtaatatttttactttGTTCATAGTTAATTTGTCTGCAAAAGAACTCTTCGTCTTTTTCTTTCGTTTTCttcatcttaattttttttctcatctaAAAGCTCAATGTTTTTTTCTCTTGGTGAATTGTAGGGAAGAATTGTCCTGCCAATTCTGGGAACTTGTGGAAATAAATATGGAGGATAAAAGTGGTATTGGTCCAAGTGGGGTCATCACAGTTAAGGGAGATGAAGCTTTGGCGTCAAGAACAGAGTTCCAACAAAGCCCTAGCTTTCTCCAATTCGTAAGCCCCACGACGGTGGtgactcctcctcctcctccccctCCTCCGGCTCCGACCCCGGCTTCAACCACCGTGAATCCTGGCTCAGCCGCCGCACCTCCGCCGCCGCCGATCTCCAGCGCTGGGTCAGAtctgacgaagaagaagagaggaaggCCGAGGAAGTACGCTCCAGATGGAAGTTTGAACCCTAGGGCTTCGAGACCAACTCTCTCTCCAACACCAATCTCATCTTCGATTCCCTTCTCTGGAGATTATAATCATCATTCTCATTGGAAACGAGGAAAAGCTCAGCAGCAGCATGTTGATATCATCAAGAAATCTCACAACTTTGAGTATGGAAGCAGCCCAGGTAAATAATCTTGTAATctcttttgtgtgtgtgtgcatCGGTTTTAGTGAGATAGATCTGATCCGATCTGGGTGTATTATCATCTGTTGATGTGATTGTTATGTGGGTATTTTTTTGAGATGTTGGGGAAGTGGGACCAACATAACATAACTGGATTTGGCTGAGTACACTTTTTTTGTCTGAAGAAGCCTACAAACAGACCAGTTAGAGACCCATACAGAGAATCTGATGATGCTGACCGAAccaaactgaaaaataaaaagtcgatttcttttttaaattttttgagagAATAATCTCTTTGTCTCTTCCTTTTCTCTTTAGAGGATACGAGTGCTTAGCAGATCTCTAAGATTTATCATTGGGTTTGGTTAAATCTGTTTTAATTACTGACTCTGGTGGATATAAAGGGACTTACTTGTATGTTCTTTAAAGGCTAACACTGATTGTTAGAGTTTACTGATTGGTCAAAGTCAATAACATTAAAATTCTGTTTCTATCTCTTTgcagctcctcctcctcctcctcctcctcctcctcctgggCTCTCATGCTATGTGGGTGCAAATTTCACAACACATCAGTTTACTGTCAATGCCGGTGAGGTAATAAATTGCCCTGACagaatttttcttcttttttaccGTTCTTGtagtaaaaaaatttggtattGGATTTTGTTTATCATTGTTTTTGagaatgtatttttttctttacaagGATGTAACAATGAAGGTTATGCCGTATTCGCAAGGATCTCGAGCTATATGCATTCTTTCTGCAACTGGTTGCATCTCTAACGTCACACTTCGTCAAGCTACCACTTCAGGCGGCACCCTTACATACGAGGTAACTCTAatcttgaaaatatattttctgtatTTCTTGATGGGATTTTTGGTGGTTCCTGAATCAGATTATTTTCTTGTGTTAGGGTCGATTTGAGATACTTTCGCTATCTGGTTCCTTTATGCCTACTGATAACGGAGGAACTAAAGGTCGGTCCGGTGGTATGAGCATTTCTTTAGCCGGACCGAATGGCAAAATCATTGGCGGTGGTCTTGCCGGTATGCTCATAGCAGCCGGTCCTGTCCAGGTGACACAAATCTTGatttaatccaaaaaaaaaaatgtatttactAATTCAGTGTATAGAAAAGTCTAATATAATTTGTGACAGGTGGTAATGGGAAGTTTCATTGTGATGCATCAAGCAGAACAAACACAGAAGAAGAAACCTCGAATCATTGAGGCTTCTCCTCCGCCACTACAACGACCACCTCCGGGTTTCACCATAACCACTGTGAATTCTACTTCGCCTTTGGTGGCCACAGTAGAGGAGCCAAAACAACAAACctatggtggaggtggtggtatAATGAGACCGATATCTCAAATGCCTTCTTCTTTCAACAACGACAATTCTGGTATGAACAACTTCACAACGACCTTTCAGGGATACGGGAATATGAACACGGGTACTAACAAAGACGAAGATGACTATGACGatggtggtgatgatgactctGGCGATACCAGGAGCCTATCTACTAGTGGTTGACCGATTCTCCAATTTTCTTGTGTAGAAAGTAAGAGGGACCTTTAAGGTCAAAAATGTTTCAGCTATTCTTTGCTTTGCTTTCTTTTTAGAGTCTGAGACTTCGCTTCCTGTGTGTGTTTCCTAGCGTATTTGTTTTTGTGATCGGTTTAGCTTAACTATGTTCAAATCATCGACTAAACAACGTTATTATGGTTGCTGTTGTTATTGGGATtaaaatttactattttttGCATATGACATTGTTAAACTGTGATTCTTATGAAGTCAATATCTCACGCAATAGCAAAAATGTGAAGGATTAAATTTGATTATTGAAAGGCGATCGATTACAAGGATTTGAGAGAATGGTATTGGAAGTCTCTGTTCTCCCCTTTACAAACTTATATTCTCTTATATATACACTTAAATACTACTGGAGATTACTCACGCTATCCATAATTCAATTTCATCTCGTAAAGAGTCAAGTGCAGCGCAGCAGCGGTTAGTGAGGAGTGGTATTTTCTTTTTCAGTCAAAACAAGCGTGTGCTTCTTCAAAGAAGCTGTTTATTAAAttaagttttggtcacaaaataAGCTTAAGAAAGTACACTAGAATAAATAAGCTTAACAAAGTACATTTGATCACAGTCGAATAACAAAAAGAAGAGGCGTTCCGTTCATTCATCAAAGCCTAGATCCACGTATGATACTTGCGATCCCGTATCGAGAATCTAGGGAAAGCGTTAAGGGATGTGGGTGTGGCAATATTGTAGATATTAGAACCAACTGCCACCAGATTCCTAAAGCTCGAAGGAGGAGAACTGGGTACAGGGACTCTAGCCAAAGCGTATCCACTTGATCTGGTTTTTAGAGATTTATCAGGCTTCCGGCAGAGGGTATACCAGTCAGCGTTACCACAAATAGTTTGTAAGCACACATAGAGTTGTCTCTATGTGAGACTGTGAAGCCAAAGAGTGACCGGGTCTTGTAAAACTCAGGAGAAGATACGAGAGATCGAAGCTCTTGGAGACTAGGGAGAAAGTCGTATAGTACAACCttgagattttgaaagaaaaaaaaaatcatttttcaagtttttttgtatttaaagatataactttcacttaactgatttttgatttttttaatagatcatatgattaatagatttagacataacattttaaaattaaaaagtcactaatttggttattgtttttaaatttcgaatgtaacttttgttaattcttgaaacaaaaatcttgacatgcattttaaatgagtagcaaatcatttattccgtaattatatgtatattatatgaacttaaaatatgtgtagtatcaatataaatattttaaataaaatgagaaatgtaaactagaaatataaagtTAGTGATacacatatgttcggttatttttagatatctattcaggttcggatattatccactcgggttcggatatccaatctctcatAATTTAATATCCATTCAGATATTTTGTTACTTCGGTTCGAATTTTGATTCGgaattttcggatcgggttcgagTATCGGATAAAATGGTTACTAATctcaacttcttctttttttgactCTTCTTATGTCCCAATAAACCATCTGCGTTCGTTTTAAAGTTGCTAGATTTTAACATTTGCTTCAAGTCAAGTGGCAAGAATCTATATAACTATTTGTTTGAAGATTCAGGGTTAAAATGTAAGAAACTAAACTTCTAAACCTATGCAGGAAAATAGCAAAACAAATCATTATCTTTACATTTTATAACAACCAATGGAATACAGGGagtaaacaataaataaaagagaaatcTAAAACCCTTCCCCTTCCTTCCTTAAGCGCAGTCGCTCCGttggtctcttcttcttcatcgcgATTCCGATTAATCGGAGAGTCGACTCGGAACGATAACGATCTTCGCTCCATCTCCTACTATCAGGTATCTATAGATCTTCTCCGTCGTTTCTAAGATTGTTAATTAGATAGTGACTAGATCTTCTATCTTCATTTCGTTGCAGCGTTTGAACATCAGTAGCTATGTTTAACCTAAGTAGGATCATTCCTCGTCTACACTCGGTTTCCCTTAACCCTAGCACGACTGCGTCTGGGTCTCTGATCGAGAACGCCCCAAGAATTTTCCAATCTCTCGGAAACCGAGCATTTTCCGGGAAACCAGGCTCCGACGGATCTGGAGGCAACGAGAACGGTTGGGACATCGCGACGGGAGGATCGTTCGGTGATCGTTCTGATGATCTTGATTGGGATCACAAATCAATGTGGTCGACTGGTTTAAGCAAGGAGCATTTCGACGGTGTCTCCGTTGGCCGTCAGAGCAACGAGAATCCTTCTTCTGATTCAGGCGATGTGATGAGCAGGTTAGGTCCGAGAGAAGTCGCCATGGTTAACGAGATGAATGAGTATGATGATATGATCAAGGAGATTGAGAAAGAGAATAGGCATAGCAGGGTTTTTGTTGATGGGATTAAGCagaagatgatggagatgagTGTGTTGCTGAAGCAAGTCAAGGAGCCTGGTGCTAGAGGTTCTTATCTTAAGGACTCTGAGAAGACTGAGATGTACAGGTTGCATAAAGAGAATCCTGAGGTTTATACCGTTGAGAGGCTTGCTAAGGATTATAGGATCATGAGGCAGCGTGTTCACGCCATTCTTTTTCTtaaagaggatgaagaagaagaggagaggaAGCTTGGTCGTCCCTTGGATGATTCCGTTGAGCGTTTGCTTGATGAGTACCCTGAGTAAGTTCTTTCTACTTTGGTATTGAGATAAAGATACAAACTTGGATAGGTTGCTGAATGTGTACCTCATGCAGGTTTTTTGTTTCACATGACCGGGAATTTCATGTGGCCTCACTCAGTTACAAGCCCGACTTTAAGGTCATGCCAGAAGGATGGGATGGTACAATCAAAGATATGGATGAAGTTCACTATGAGATCTCAAAGAAAGAGGATGACATTCTTTACGAAGAATTTCTCAGGAGGTTTGAGTTCAACAAATTGAAAGTAAGTCCCTTCTTTTGCCCTCTTGAGTATGCATTGCCTTCTTATCAAGTGACCTAGCGTGTTGGTTGATCATTTGATTTTTGATGATATCAAATATGCATTCTCTTTTGGTGTCTTAAACCCCAGTGGAAAGGAGAAGTGAAGTGCCACAAGTACAGCAGAAGACGTTCATCAGATGGATGGAAAATCACGGTTGAGAAATTGGGTCCTCAAGGCAAGCGTGGAAATGGAGGTGGCTGGAAGTTTGTGAGTCTTCCTGATGGATCGAGTCGGCCTCTCAACGAAGTGGAGAAGATGTATGTTAAGCGTGAAGCACCACGTCGCCGCCGTAAGATTCTCCCTTGAAGTTACTAGAAACAGACTCCATCAACGGTAATTGGAATGTTATGTCTCCCTTGAGGAGTGTCAAAGTTGAAACTACTTTGCGTTGTTTAATCTTTTGTTGAATAGTAACATCGgtagctctttttttttgtttttagctCTTGCATTTCTCTGTGGCCCAGTGGTTCAAATAATCTTAAGACCCAAACATTTCAGAATTTCTGAGGTTATAGACCAAACATTACAGAAACATATCTTATCTTTATGTTTTTACCTTATATTGGAAATTTCTACTACACAAAAGTTTTCCAGAAAagttttaaaatcttaagtgGGTTTAGAAATCTAAAAAACTTAACCAAAACTTGAGTTTATTTCAACATTTATTCACTTAATATAAAAATtgcaatatttaaaataaacagaAAGCCATCCATGATATTAAAAGCGTAATAAAAGATGATGTCTCCTAAAGAAGTTTTGGAGGAGTCGTCAGATTTTTTCCCCCAGGCCCACTTCCCTAGAAATACCGTTATCCACTGAACTTTTCATCGTGTATTGTTTTACCCGTTGAGTATTTGCCtgtcattttcaaaaatattctctttttgaaaatatctttgGTTTCTACAAATCTCTGCTTTTTACACACCGGGTTCTTTCCCCGATCCGTGGTCGGAGGGACCACTCCTCCTTCTTTACGCACTGGCGGCAACACCTATCCAAAACATGAAACGCATCTACAACCAAACCCCAGAAAAAGTCCACAACTTTATCTAAACATCTCTTCTTAGGAAGAACCATAGTTCTGCTCTAAACTCTCTCTTGTGCTAGCAAGAAGATTCTCTCAACACAAAACCGGCCTCTACTCTCCTGCTTTCACATTCACCGAAGCATTCACCGATACAAACAAGATGCACCATAGACTCTCCTACGCTGAAAAAGGGAAAGGCCGTACAGACCCCCCACCACCTCCATGAACAGCTAGAGTGAAGGTTCCTGCTTTTGATAGCTCTGAATTTATCAGAAAACACTCCCTCATCTTGGTTTGCAGGATGACAAACCCTAAAGTCCAGAGAATGTGGTCACTTATCCCATTCCTCTCTGACCACTGGAAATGCGTATCTCGACCAATTGGTGCAGATCTAGGGCAAGGGTGCTTCCAGTTCCAATTTACGTTAGAACGGGACCTCTTGAAGGTCCTAGACAACCAGCCGTACCACTTCGCCCATTGGATGGTGATAATACAACGATGGCAGCCCTCGCTATCACCTTTTTTCCCTAACCAGATCCCCTTTTGGATAAGTTCAAGGCCTCCCTCTGCACCTATGGTCAACTTAAATCCTCGAGCGAATCGTAGGAGACATAGGAACACTGTATCTATCTGAGATAACAAACACAGTAGCCAGAATGCGGGTGTTTATCAACGAGCTTCAACCCCTTATTCGAAAAACTACTCTAGAATTTGATGATGGCCGTGAGCTTGAAGCAACACTGGTATATGAAAAGCTCCAAAATCACTGCTCTACTTGTAACAGCCTCTACCATGACAAGGAAGAATGCTCCGAGAAACAACAAATGGCTAAAGAGCTTTCAAACACACACCGTAAGCGACAATCTACTGACATACCCGCCCTCCACGTTCATCCACTAGAGAACCATCAAACCTCTCACAATCATACCACCAAAGCTCCTTTAGGACTTCCCCCTATGATGACCAACACCCAAACTACAGGGGCGTCTACAATGGAGGACCAGAAAAAAACCAAAGGAGGTATAAAAGAAGAGCAGAACCATACAACTTAAACAATCCTCCCTCAACGGAGAGAACCAACAACAAGAGAACCTCAAAGATATGGCCATAACAATAGCTATCAGAGGAGAGAAGATAGTCTCAACTCTTACCGCTCTCGAGAGTATAGACGCCATGATCAACCAAATAACCACTATGCCCCTCAAAAGTCGCAACCATCTCAATCTCTATGGGTGGAGAAACCTGACCAAAAAGATCAACCACCCCATCCCCTGGAGAGGTCCGAATCATCTCGCTCCAATGCTCAAATTGCACAGAGAACTGGTACTACAATACCCCCAATATAGATACCTGAGGAAGCTGTAAACATAGCGAGAGGAGTAATCAGAGACTACATGCTGATATACTGAAACTGCCAAGATCCCACCAAGAGCGCATCTCGAAAAGAAAGGCTTCGCATGTCTGAGGAGCAAGGGGATATCGAGAAAGCTGCTGCTCGTCTAGTCATAAACAGCTTAGAAATTCACTCTGAAAATGCGAGGGAGCTCTCGCTGGAAGATACCCCTGACAGAATCCCTGCAACCCAAAGATTGGGACCAGTGAATGAACCTCAATCCGCATTCAATAGACTGGGACCTAGAGGCTCCCCAACTGAAAGAGATACTTTACCTCAGTCTGAGCAACCTGCACAAAGAAAGAAAGCAAGCATGCCACCCATAAGACATATAACTCCTCTGTCTCTAGCCATGGTCAATGCAGGAATCCGTAAAAG
This genomic interval from Brassica napus cultivar Da-Ae chromosome A6, Da-Ae, whole genome shotgun sequence contains the following:
- the LOC106350351 gene encoding 65-kDa microtubule-associated protein 9-like, with translation MIMSKTQFESICSTLLQELEIIWDEVGETETEREKILIEIEDECRVVYCRKIEKVKEERNRLRQDIVDSKSRVIAICSVMEEPSSLGRQHQSDQSGRRSLKEELVKILQKLEDMEKRKSERKDQFIQVIEDIKCIRDEINEESVDTCSSDFSIDESDLSLRKLEELHSELYTLQEEKRNRMKHIQDHLRTLESLCSVLGLKYGETVTKIHPSLVESEGSRSISNTTLDKLASSVNQWHETKIQRMQELQDLVTTMLEFWNLMDTPAEEQQKFINVSCNIAATVSEITKPNSLSTDLLEEVKDELSRLEELKWSKMKELVLKKRSELEEICRRTHIVLEEQDISVENVIKAIESGDVNPENILEQIEYQAGKVKEEALSRKEILEKAEKWLNACEEENWLEEYNQDENRYNAGKGSHLILKRAEKARALVNKLPAMVEALVSKITIWESEKEAEFLFDGNRLLWMLEEYTELREEKEQERRRKRDLKKLQGQVTSEQDKGTPTRPQSAKKGLKVSTNKRFASSPHTDSPRSAKSFTSQSRYG
- the LOC106351809 gene encoding AT-hook motif nuclear-localized protein 6 isoform X2 codes for the protein MEDKSGIGPSGVITVKGDEALASRTEFQQSPSFLQFVSPTTVVTPPPPPPPPAPTPASTTVNPGSAAAPPPPPISSAGSDLTKKKRGRPRKYAPDGSLNPRASRPTLSPTPISSSIPFSGDYNHHSHWKRGKAQQQHVDIIKKSHNFEYGSSPAPPPPPPGLSCYVGANFTTHQFTVNAGEDVTMKVMPYSQGSRAICILSATGCISNVTLRQATTSGGTLTYEGRFEILSLSGSFMPTDNGGTKGRSGGMSISLAGPNGKIIGGGLAGMLIAAGPVQVVMGSFIVMHQAEQTQKKKPRIIEASPPPLQRPPPGFTITTVNSTSPLVATVEEPKQQTYGGGGGIMRPISQMPSSFNNDNSGMNNFTTTFQGYGNMNTGTNKDEDDYDDGGDDDSGDTRSLSTSG
- the LOC106351809 gene encoding AT-hook motif nuclear-localized protein 6 isoform X1 translates to MEDKSGIGPSGVITVKGDEALASRTEFQQSPSFLQFVSPTTVVTPPPPPPPPAPTPASTTVNPGSAAAPPPPPISSAGSDLTKKKRGRPRKYAPDGSLNPRASRPTLSPTPISSSIPFSGDYNHHSHWKRGKAQQQHVDIIKKSHNFEYGSSPAPPPPPPPPPPGLSCYVGANFTTHQFTVNAGEDVTMKVMPYSQGSRAICILSATGCISNVTLRQATTSGGTLTYEGRFEILSLSGSFMPTDNGGTKGRSGGMSISLAGPNGKIIGGGLAGMLIAAGPVQVVMGSFIVMHQAEQTQKKKPRIIEASPPPLQRPPPGFTITTVNSTSPLVATVEEPKQQTYGGGGGIMRPISQMPSSFNNDNSGMNNFTTTFQGYGNMNTGTNKDEDDYDDGGDDDSGDTRSLSTSG
- the LOC106347794 gene encoding protein GAMETE CELL DEFECTIVE 1, mitochondrial; this translates as MFNLSRIIPRLHSVSLNPSTTASGSLIENAPRIFQSLGNRAFSGKPGSDGSGGNENGWDIATGGSFGDRSDDLDWDHKSMWSTGLSKEHFDGVSVGRQSNENPSSDSGDVMSRLGPREVAMVNEMNEYDDMIKEIEKENRHSRVFVDGIKQKMMEMSVLLKQVKEPGARGSYLKDSEKTEMYRLHKENPEVYTVERLAKDYRIMRQRVHAILFLKEDEEEEERKLGRPLDDSVERLLDEYPEFFVSHDREFHVASLSYKPDFKVMPEGWDGTIKDMDEVHYEISKKEDDILYEEFLRRFEFNKLKWKGEVKCHKYSRRRSSDGWKITVEKLGPQGKRGNGGGWKFVSLPDGSSRPLNEVEKMYVKREAPRRRRKILP